The genomic window TATGAACTGCGGGAACCCCGTTACCAAGGCCTCGTGGCGCAGGTCAAAGCTCATGACCGAATCCGACAAAGAGAACCCCGACAGGGTGATCCTGGTGTCGGCGCCGCTGTAAGCACGACTATTGGGCATAGTGGAGGGCCCGAACACCACTTCCGCGGACGAATTGGCCCGCTTGTGGGACTCGTTCTCGGCCCACCACGGGTCCCAGTAGTCCCCTGCGTCATAGCCAAAGGTGGGGAATCCAAAGTAGTAGCCGATATCCTGCGCCGCGTCGCATTCTTCCAGGTCCACGCCACGGTGTTCGGGGTTTACATTGACGCGGTTGTCCGCGTACCCTGCTTCAATAACCCTCTCGTCCACATGCCAAATCAGGATGCCGGAACCAGGCAGGCCGAAATCGTACTCATCCACCTGAACGATCGTCCCTGCCCACCCGACGGGAAGGAGGCGCCCGTCTTCTAGGATTTCGACACGCTGGCCTTTTGCGTCCCGACAAACCACCCTGCCATCGCGATTGGCGTCGCGCTGACGGTTCTCAACCAAGAAGTACTCCTTGGGGTTGATAGGGATCTTGTAAATGCGGGGAGCACCTTTGGCCAGCGCCGAGCCCACCCGGACGCCTTGCTGGTTGCCACGTAACTCAACGGCCTCCTCCCAGCCGAGAAAGACTTTGGACCAGGCACACGGCTGGGCGGGCACCAGACCCTGCAGATTCATCGACCCCTGGTCCATGAGCCCCCAGCGCCCAATAGCCGGGCGGTTCTTGTCCGTATCGTTCAGGCTCGGCAGGCCCAGCTGCGCGCCAAAAAGCATAGCCATGGGGCCTAATAGACCAATCTCGTACCCCTCCTGGCTTTCCGTCTCAGGCAGAATAATGCCCTCTTGGACAAAGTGGGTTCCCTGGTTGACTGGGATGCCGCGATAGGCTGGGTCTCCATTGCCGAGTGTGGCCCGCAGCGTGCCCAGATTCACAAAGGCCGACTGAATGTCATAAGGCGTTGGGTCAAGGTCCAACTCAAAGTCTGCCCCCACTCCAGCGTGAAACACAATGCAGCAATCGAACTGACTGAAGTCGATGGCGTGTGTGCTGTCTGCGGTCTGCACCGCATCGGCAAGGAGGCGAGACCACCCCATTTCTTTACCAGACGCGTCGCCGGAGCCGCTGTAGAACTTCATGTCGTGCGGGAGACGGTAGCTGGACTCTTCCGCTAGTGGATAAATCTCCCAGCTGAGCGTGAGCTTGCCGTTGGACACGGTGCGGTAATAGTGGGCAAGAGCCCGCAACTGGTTATCGAAGTAGGTACGATTGTGGGGCGGCGGATTGATCGCTTCGGTGGATGAGGTGCGGAGGTCAAAGGTGCCGTCGCCTGAGGTCGTGGCCAATTCGTCAGGTTGAAACTCGACCCGCAGCACGAGCACGTGCATCTGTCGCGTGCCACGTGCATGAACTGGGAGACCGGCGAGGTCACTCTGTGAAGGCCCCAACACGGCTAGCTGCGGCCGCGGCACCGGTGAGCCAGCCATCAAACTCTGTCCGGCGGCGCCCAGCAGCAGCATCGCCAACAATGCGCCGATGCTCTCCCTTTCCCACCTCACGTACAATCGGCTCCTTATCTTGGTCACCTGAGAGCACTCTTCTTCGGCCCGAGGAGATTCAAAAAAGGCAAGCCGGGAGCCAGCCCAGAAGGATCCGGCCCCTTTGCTTGCCCATGTGGTTGTGCGTCAATGTCCGTGGCCGGCTAAAAACCAATGGTCAGGGAGAAACGCATGGTCCCCGCAAGGGGGTGTCCTTCTGCCGCGGCCACGTAACCAAAATCAAAACGGTACAATGAATACTGGATCCCGGCGCCAAAGCTGGGGAACTTGACTTTGCCCAGCTCATCATAGTGGTATCCCGCGCGGAGGGCGATCAAGTTCGCGTACCAGTACTCGACTCCAGCGCCGATGATCCACTCCTTCAGTTCTTCACTGAACGAGTCATCTGTCCAGGAGGTAAAGAGTGCCTTGTAGAAAGGATCGGAAGTACCGTCTTTGTACCGGCGTACCAGTTCTTTGTCACCCTGAACTGCTAACGTCAGCCGGTTGTATTCGGTGTCCACTAAACGATAGGAAGCGCCCAGTGACAAGTTGGTGGGCAGAGGGTCCGCTTGGTCCGCGTCGACGTAAGTTATCTTGGGTCCCATGTTAGAGAGGTTAGCGCCCAAGGACAACCCGCGCAACCAGGGCGCCTTGTACAATGCCGAGAGGTCCATAGAGAATCCGGTTGCCTTGCCCGGGTCCTTTGCAGCACCAATCGGCACATCCGCAAGGGAGGAACGGATATAGCGCATGCTAAGTCCTAATCCCAGGTTCTCATTGAGCAAGGTAGCATAGTGCGCCGACACGGCGAATTCATAGCTCGTAAAGCGCCCCAACTCTTCTGGCCCTTCTTCTCCGGTCCAGATCTGCTCCCCATAGTTGATGTAGGTGACGTTGAACCCGAAGGTCCCGAGTCCCTCGATGGGAAGGCGGAAGGCGCCGAATTCATAAAAGAGGTCATCGGCGAGCTGAGGGAGCCATTTCGCGTGCATCAAGCTAATCTCCCTGCCCTTCTGGAAGGCCAGTCCGGCGGGATTCCAGAAGACTGCCGTGGCATCGTCGGCTACGGCGCAGAAGGACTCTCCCATGCCCGCAGCCCGCGCTCCAGGGGCGATGCGCAAGAACAGCACCGCCGATTTGCTTACACCCCCAGCGGCCGCCTGTCCGGCGAAAACCGCGAGGGCCAGTGCCATCATGCAGACAGCAATTGTCTTCTTCATCGCTCAGACCTCCTCAATCATTTTCAGACTCCCGGCCACCACCCATCGCCTCCCGGCATAGCCACGCATGCGTAACGGTAAAACAACAAACGCCGAATGAACTCGCTGGCCTGCACCCGTGCAGCCACCACCTCATGACATTCGGCGCCAAAAAAGAAAGAGTTCGCCGCCGGTCAGTGAATTTGTACTCCGCCCCCTCACCTGGGCAGACAAGCAGCCCTTACAAAAGTACAATATTCGGGTACAGACCTGGTAGCAAACTCTCTCTAGGCATGCTCCTTCATGTTTTGTGATGCAAATTTACAAATTTGGCAGGAAAAAGTCAAGCCTTTTTGTGCCAAAGTTGCCGAGTTGTGCCGCTCAAGCCTTTGCACGGGTGCATTCACGGAGGGCGGCAACTAACCCATCCATCTCCTTCTTTGTCCGCTTTTCGGTGACCGCGATCAAAAGGCAATTGCTCAGCGCCGCCTCATATCGCCCCAGCGCCAGCCCAGCCAAAATTCCTTTCTTGCTCAACGTTTCGACTATCTCATCTGCTGGAACCGGAGTCTCCACCACAAACTCTTTGAAGAAAGGCCTGCCGAACTTGAGTCGAAACCCTGGCACCTTGGCAATCTCTGCAGCCAGGTAATGGCTCTTTTGCACACAGAGATTGGCCACTGCACGCAAGCCGTGCTTGCCCATCAGCGCCAAATAGACCGTGGCCGCTAGCGCTACCAGGGCCTGATTGGTACAGATGTTTGAGGTGGCCTTCTCCCGCCTAATGTGCTGCTCACGTGTCTGGTACGTGAGCACATAGCCCGTGCGCCCTTCGGTATCCACGGTTTGGCCCGCAATCCTGCCGGGCATGCGGCGTACCAGCTCCTGTCGCGCCGCAAATATCCCTAGGTAAGGCCCGCCATAGCTCAAGGGCACTCCCAGGGGTTGCCCTTCCCCGGTGGCGATATCTGCACCGTAGGCACCCGGTGGCTGCAAAAGCCCCAAGGAGATGGGGTCATTTGAGGTGATGAACAGCGCACCGGCCTGATGCGTCACGGTGGCCAGCTCAGCCACATCCTCCAAGCAGCCGTAGAAGTTGGGGTGTTGGACAATCACCCCTGCGGTCTTTTCACTGATGAGGCCCCTCAGATTGTCCACCTCGGTTGCCCCGTCCTCCAGATCGACAAAGTGTACTTCAATCCCCTGGCCATGGCAGTACGTGCGTATCGCCTCGATGTAGAACGGATTGACCGCTCGCGACACCAATATCTCGCGTCGCTGTGTATGATTGAAGGCGAGGAGGGCAGCTTCGGCCAATGCAGAGGCACCGTCATACATGGAGGCGTTAGAGGCATCCATGCCGGTGAGCATGCACACCATGCTCTGATACTCGTAAATGGCCTGCAATGTGCCCTGGCTCACTTCGGGCTGGTATGGCGTATAGGCGGTATAGAATTCTGGGCGCGAGGTGATGTGCCCGACTGCTGCGGGCACGAAGTGGTCATAGGCGCCTCCACCGAGGAAACAGGTGGCCTGGCCCGTGGTCGTATTCTGCTCTGCCAGGTCCGTCAGCAACCGCGTTACCTCGTACTCCGAAAGGGGTTCGGGCAGAGAAAGTGGACCCTTCAGGCGAAGATGCTCTGGGATGGGGGCCAACAACTCGACAAAGTCCTTCACGCCAATCGCTTTGAGCATCTCGGCTCGTTGTTCTTCGGTGGAAGGGAGTAGATGCGTAAAAGTGCGCTTCATCGTCCGGTATCCTCAGGTGGCTTCAGAGCAGTGAACCGAACATACCTTGGCGTGGCTACGAGATTTGAGCCTGGTAGGCCTCCGGGCTCAGCAAATTGCGCAATTCGGCCTTGTCCGCTATTTTGATCTTGATCATCCAGCCTTCGCCATACGGGTCGGTGTTTACCGCCTCCGGCTTGTCGCTCAGAGCCTCGTTGACCTCCACCACCTGTCCACTCACCGGGGCATAGAGATCGCTGACAGCCTTCACGGCCTCGATGGTGCCAAATGGTTCCGCCTGCTTGGTCTGGGCCCCGACTGCCGGAAGTTCCACGAATACCACATCGCCCAGCTCTCCAGCGGCAAACGCGGTAATCCCGACCGTCCCGATGTCACCATCAACCCGCAGCCACTCGTGATCCTTGGTGTACAGCAGCTCCTTTGGGACGTCCATCACATTCCTCCTTTCTTTTCGAATTGCTCGAGAAACTTAGTTGAATAGTGCCCTCTACGGAAATCAGGGTCCCGCATGATGCGCTTGTGTAAGGGGATGGTAGTCTTGACCCCCTCGATCACGAACTCTTCCAGTGCCCACTCCATGCGCCCTATAGCTTCCTCCCGGTTGTGGCCGTGGGTGATGACCTTTGCGATCAGCGAATCGTAAAAGGGGGGGATTTGGTATTGGGCATAGGCGTGGGTGTCCACGCGAATCCGCGGCCCACCTGGTGTGTGGAGGCCGGTGATTCTGCCCGGGGAGGGCCGAAAATTGGCATCAGGGTCCTCAGCGTTGATGCGGCACTCGATGGCATGACCCCGCAGGTGATATTCGCCGATGCGCTTGTCGAGCTTGGCGCCAGCGGCCAGGCGAATCTGTTCTTTCAACAGGTCAATGCCAATGACCATCTCGGTGACCGGGTGCTCCACCTGGATACGAGTGTTCATTTCCATGAAGTAGAACTGGCCGTCCTCGTCAAGAAGGAACTCGATAGTGCCGGCGCTGCGGTACTGAGCTGCCTTGGCCCCACGGAGAGCGGCCCGGCTCATCTTGGCCCGCAGCCGGCTATCAACTGCAGGAGATGGTGACTCCTCGATCAGTTTCTGGTGTTTGCGCTGAATGGAGCACTCACGCTCCCCCAGGCTCACCACAGTGCCGTAACTATCACCCAACACTTGCACTTCAATGTGCCGAGGGTTTTCGAAGTATTTTTCAATGTAGACCTGGGGGTTACCAAAGGCAGACTCCGCTTCGCTGCGCGCCGTCAAGTAGGCATTCTCGAAATCCTGACGCCTGCGCACGATGCGCATGCCTCGCCCGCCACCGCCCGCGACCGCTTTTATGATTATTGGATATCCGATCTCCTCGGCGATCCGCAGTGCCTCGCGCTTGTCGTTGACAGTGCCATCACTGCCCGGGATGACCGGCACACCCGCCTTGGCCATCGTCCTCTTCGCCTCCGCCTTGTCGCCCATCAAGGCGATGGTCGCCGCCGACGGGCCGATAAAGGCGATGCCTGAGCTTTCACAGATCTCGGCAAAGTGTGGATTCTCGGCCAGAAAGCCATAGCCCGGGTGGATGGCATCGGCATTGGTGACCTCAGCGGCGGCGATAATGCGCGGGATGTTCATGTAGCTCTGGTGGCCAGGAGGGGGCCCAATGCAGACCGCCTCGTCGGCAAAACGCACGTGAAGTGAATCGGCATCTGCCTCGGAATACACTGCTACGGTGGCAATGCCCAATTCCTTGCAGGCGCGAATCACGCGCAGCGCGATTTCTCCGCGGTTGGCTATGAGGATCTTCTTGAACACCGCCTCGGCTCCGCCTCTACCAGTTCGATCCGGTACCCAATCTCGTGCCGAGTCCCTCACAGCAACTGTACTTGAAAGAGAGGCTGGCCGTACTCCACCGGCTGCGCGTTCTCCACCAGGATTTTGAGAATCTTGCCCGAGACCTCCGACTCGATTTCGTTCATCAGCTTCATCGCCTCGATGATGCACAGCACCTTTCCTGGGGAGATGATGTCGCCCACTTCCACATAGGGCTCTGCCTCGGGTGACGGGCGACGATAGAAGGTGCCCACCATCGGGGATTTGATTTCGATGATGTCCTGCGCGGGAGGCGTGACCGGCTGGGGAGCTGCCTCCTGAGTCGGCAACGCGGCAGGTGCCTGAGCTGGCGGTAGCGGGGACTCAACGACGACCGTTGTCTCCGGCCGCGCTGGTACCGCAGGCGAGGGGCGGTGGTCCAAGACCGTCTTCCGAATCCGCACGCTCTTTCCCCAGGAGGAGATCTCCAGCTCCTCGATGTCGCTCTCTTCGACGAGCTTGATCAGTTTGCGTAGCTTTGCCTCTTTCATCCTGCCTCCAGAACAAAGACGCACGACGCCCCCTGGAGCAAAAAAGGCCGTCGCCGCGGCGGCCATCGCTCACCCGCTCCCCGTCTTCCACTCCTGGACCGACTCTGCGAGCGCCAAGTGCTTGCCAATTTAGAAAAAGAAATCAACTTTGTCAATACTTTTTCCGCACCCCAGGCTCATGCCGGTTCTGCGGACGTGACCGACCCTAGGACCTCTGCGTACTTCATCCCAGAGCCGGTATTGAAGAGCACCACGTGTTCATCTTTCCTAATCCACCCCTGGGACACCAGCTGCTTGC from candidate division KSB1 bacterium includes these protein-coding regions:
- a CDS encoding PorV/PorQ family protein → MKKTIAVCMMALALAVFAGQAAAGGVSKSAVLFLRIAPGARAAGMGESFCAVADDATAVFWNPAGLAFQKGREISLMHAKWLPQLADDLFYEFGAFRLPIEGLGTFGFNVTYINYGEQIWTGEEGPEELGRFTSYEFAVSAHYATLLNENLGLGLSMRYIRSSLADVPIGAAKDPGKATGFSMDLSALYKAPWLRGLSLGANLSNMGPKITYVDADQADPLPTNLSLGASYRLVDTEYNRLTLAVQGDKELVRRYKDGTSDPFYKALFTSWTDDSFSEELKEWIIGAGVEYWYANLIALRAGYHYDELGKVKFPSFGAGIQYSLYRFDFGYVAAAEGHPLAGTMRFSLTIGF
- a CDS encoding FG-GAP-like repeat-containing protein, with the translated sequence MTKIRSRLYVRWERESIGALLAMLLLGAAGQSLMAGSPVPRPQLAVLGPSQSDLAGLPVHARGTRQMHVLVLRVEFQPDELATTSGDGTFDLRTSSTEAINPPPHNRTYFDNQLRALAHYYRTVSNGKLTLSWEIYPLAEESSYRLPHDMKFYSGSGDASGKEMGWSRLLADAVQTADSTHAIDFSQFDCCIVFHAGVGADFELDLDPTPYDIQSAFVNLGTLRATLGNGDPAYRGIPVNQGTHFVQEGIILPETESQEGYEIGLLGPMAMLFGAQLGLPSLNDTDKNRPAIGRWGLMDQGSMNLQGLVPAQPCAWSKVFLGWEEAVELRGNQQGVRVGSALAKGAPRIYKIPINPKEYFLVENRQRDANRDGRVVCRDAKGQRVEILEDGRLLPVGWAGTIVQVDEYDFGLPGSGILIWHVDERVIEAGYADNRVNVNPEHRGVDLEECDAAQDIGYYFGFPTFGYDAGDYWDPWWAENESHKRANSSAEVVFGPSTMPNSRAYSGADTRITLSGFSLSDSVMSFDLRHEALVTGFPQFIGVNRDVTGLAAAPLSAGRGTALLVAATAHAVFAWYGNGQKVIANPERSGLVTLHGDTVWYPVALFAEVESPIAHSPALGDINGDGSVDVVACCSKGEVLVWRVTDEDHDGRADLLAKASFRGAPTSDLLLAPGHDPCVFVGTADGVLHAFSWRAEQLVEGWAIALFSEAVTGLAWDGQRVVGTSAGGGVAALDGLGAIQWFTPAPGIGERSEPVLADVDGDGLLEVVVVRAEGLVFALRLDDGKLLAGPGQVHGQLLPGAAAADFDGDGLPEVGVASSTGLYGFEATGVIANDLWLSFLSPEQSGYAASPPVAGDLDGDGIAEMVAYVPGTGIVGVKLGGGLVPELSFSMGGAAAFTPLLCDLDGDGSAEVVALSQDGFLYAWSPARRVESASLPWPQYRADACHQGVLLAPSQPRQKAGRLFASRSVYCYPNPSTGDKVFLRYQLVEPVDRVNIRVYDLTGELVAELEGTRYAMGDNEVPWNVGQVQAGVYLGRVEATKGNSTQVELVRIAVVK
- the gcvPA gene encoding aminomethyl-transferring glycine dehydrogenase subunit GcvPA; amino-acid sequence: MKRTFTHLLPSTEEQRAEMLKAIGVKDFVELLAPIPEHLRLKGPLSLPEPLSEYEVTRLLTDLAEQNTTTGQATCFLGGGAYDHFVPAAVGHITSRPEFYTAYTPYQPEVSQGTLQAIYEYQSMVCMLTGMDASNASMYDGASALAEAALLAFNHTQRREILVSRAVNPFYIEAIRTYCHGQGIEVHFVDLEDGATEVDNLRGLISEKTAGVIVQHPNFYGCLEDVAELATVTHQAGALFITSNDPISLGLLQPPGAYGADIATGEGQPLGVPLSYGGPYLGIFAARQELVRRMPGRIAGQTVDTEGRTGYVLTYQTREQHIRREKATSNICTNQALVALAATVYLALMGKHGLRAVANLCVQKSHYLAAEIAKVPGFRLKFGRPFFKEFVVETPVPADEIVETLSKKGILAGLALGRYEAALSNCLLIAVTEKRTKKEMDGLVAALRECTRAKA
- the accC gene encoding acetyl-CoA carboxylase biotin carboxylase subunit, whose translation is MFKKILIANRGEIALRVIRACKELGIATVAVYSEADADSLHVRFADEAVCIGPPPGHQSYMNIPRIIAAAEVTNADAIHPGYGFLAENPHFAEICESSGIAFIGPSAATIALMGDKAEAKRTMAKAGVPVIPGSDGTVNDKREALRIAEEIGYPIIIKAVAGGGGRGMRIVRRRQDFENAYLTARSEAESAFGNPQVYIEKYFENPRHIEVQVLGDSYGTVVSLGERECSIQRKHQKLIEESPSPAVDSRLRAKMSRAALRGAKAAQYRSAGTIEFLLDEDGQFYFMEMNTRIQVEHPVTEMVIGIDLLKEQIRLAAGAKLDKRIGEYHLRGHAIECRINAEDPDANFRPSPGRITGLHTPGGPRIRVDTHAYAQYQIPPFYDSLIAKVITHGHNREEAIGRMEWALEEFVIEGVKTTIPLHKRIMRDPDFRRGHYSTKFLEQFEKKGGM
- the accB gene encoding acetyl-CoA carboxylase biotin carboxyl carrier protein — translated: MKEAKLRKLIKLVEESDIEELEISSWGKSVRIRKTVLDHRPSPAVPARPETTVVVESPLPPAQAPAALPTQEAAPQPVTPPAQDIIEIKSPMVGTFYRRPSPEAEPYVEVGDIISPGKVLCIIEAMKLMNEIESEVSGKILKILVENAQPVEYGQPLFQVQLL
- the gcvH gene encoding glycine cleavage system protein GcvH is translated as MDVPKELLYTKDHEWLRVDGDIGTVGITAFAAGELGDVVFVELPAVGAQTKQAEPFGTIEAVKAVSDLYAPVSGQVVEVNEALSDKPEAVNTDPYGEGWMIKIKIADKAELRNLLSPEAYQAQIS